In one Poecilia reticulata strain Guanapo linkage group LG8, Guppy_female_1.0+MT, whole genome shotgun sequence genomic region, the following are encoded:
- the LOC103469201 gene encoding centrosomal protein of 290 kDa-like produces the protein MLEQRLQRYSAAERSQHVADFETGELKEQLESEQAELIKSIGKIDREKSKRKQLATELQEADTKISTLKQEVRQYEQTIFETEEEVRKLQREIKRLRAANLDLKDSFRIYGDDLNAKSGRLLRNNKKELEECSDKLQKTESKNKELQNDKVQLINLLQESEVERERIILKLNYVKGQILETDQTLBWLRTEKDAAEDKFRNLKKDIYSMTEKFDEIAADASERVQECKKMLHEKEHVIFEQQRIIFXLKHDLQLAIIDMKGSSVGVLHQAIEDRDKTIDVLCEKVEYYTKRIEKNVQAFEQQETKGKKGKVICFLQFQLEDAEQRANNAEQALYHAKVMIKEKHKEVQKVSDILRNYTAGTKGLILAFKDLEKWKHKMKVKPCEVEPLTTAFNHLEMRVKDLMEENLDVKNMQKEGHIKEFYIPKGHRRLKPKEEDDKTEQKTHDLGARHKTNHLERHNPAESQLDRDGQWQSVLNSFTDTSSNTDEEPRPGQFLHNEISNLSKEMEIVKRKLDRFQKIWXNISPVQRERAVSRENIGSGSTGMSFAPKQASSLEIEESNESQRAAGGSEIITTSLSTLKERNAALESQVKELTKIHLDDIRVEQQLRSELANRNHRGVSETNSGRIAELERSEAELRMKVFELQGKCSSFNEKILSLKQESNIAQQERKEAEDGRTRAEEKAEELKCKNAELEKAVAKLKDKKAAQDTNAERQETYLQDIKKKEMDNNKSMDLQKDEITFLKSLVKKKEQTILSLGENQLVLQEACQLAEGKLQEELKQNQQKYHKIHTELLNCVAAIEGDAIPLKDTTILPVVEQVMYALGKFKERLSSTLATRKHLEEKLKEKEDALKKAEHKILSSDRVISDLRLELSSRRQQLHADXALAQELAPLSKAKETMNNLQLQLERKDEVIKKNTERFTRSLNERNESMNKYQNELAELQHKLNLEMHTGQRYKNETEEMKQEINSFNSELDVQMALRTECLNERAELQNKLAQKKIELETVNKDLLELRQKYEDISSKLSRENTSQKRELHFMHQQAEREAEELKVHVKYLKDKLQAAEKTIKEFRKNEDSMRNKMKDLTQEIEYFQKRQKVIENEKGMYRRESHRLSVQLRRLSSVPLXQLQERTSGPTTEELQAKIRVLESEFEYRLKTKTEVNKEMIEFRMKKTWQKRLEILETCLKQKEEENESLLKRQSTLRNLLQKLEKEKRVLQNKLKLQGYGKHSQM, from the coding sequence ATGCTGGAGCAACGACTTCAAAGGTATtctgcagcagagaggagcCAACATGTCGCTGATTTCGAGACTGGTGAGCTCAAAGAACAGCTAGAAAGCGAACAGGCAGAATTGATCAAGTCAATAGGGAAAATTGACCgagagaaaagcaaaagaaagcaGCTGGCCACTGAGCTGCAGGAAGCAGACACTAAGATCAGTACGCTGAAACAGGAGGTAAGACAATATGAACAGACAATTTTTGAAACAGAGGAAGAGGTCAGGAAGCTRcaaagagaaattaaaagacTGAGGGCGGCTAATTTGGATCTCAAAGACAGCTTCAGAATCTATGGTGACGACCTAAATGCTAAGAGCGGAAGGTTGCTTAGGAATAACAAGAAGGAGCTTGAGGAATGTTCAGATAAacttcagaaaactgaaagtaaaaataaagaactacaaaatgacaaagtacAGCTGATAAACCTTCTTCAGGAATCAGAAGTGGAAAGAGAAAGGATAATACTGAAGTTAAATTACGTAAAGGGCCAGATCCTAGAAACTGATCAAACTTTGRACTGGCTAAGGACAGAGAAGGATGCAGCAGAAGATAAATTCAGAAACTTGAAAAAAGATATTTACTCAATGACTGAAAAGTTTGATGAAATTGCAGCTGATGCCAGTGAAAGAGTGCAGGAATGTAAGAAAATGCTCCATGAGAAGGAACACGTGATTTTTGAGCAACAGAGAATAATCTTTGAWCTGAAACACGATCTACAATTGGCAATAATTGACATGAAGGGCAGCTCTGTTGGTGTCTTGCATCAGGCCATCGAAGACCGGGATAAAACAATTGACGTCCTCTGTGAGAAAGTGGAGTACTACACTAAGCGAATTGAGAAAAATGTGCAAGCCTTTGAACAGCAGGAAACAAAAGGGAAGAAAGGCAAAGTCATTTGCTTCCTTCAGTTTCAGCTAGAAGATGCAGAACAGAGGGCAAACAACGCAGAGCAGGCACTGTATCATGCCAAAGTTATGATcaaggaaaaacacaaagaagtccAGAAGGTCTCAGATATTTTGAGAAATTATACGGCTGGTACTAAAGGTCTAATTTTGGCCTTTAAAGACTTGGAGAAGtggaaacataaaatgaaagtgaaaccTTGCGAAGTGGAACCATTGACCACAGCATTTAACCATCTTGAGATGAGAGTAAAAGACCTCATGGAGGAAAATTTGGATGTcaagaacatgcagaaagaagGGCATATAAAGGAGTTCTACATTCCAAAAGGTCACAGACGACTGAAACCCAAAGAGGAAGACGACAAGactgaacagaaaacacatgACTTAGGGGCAAGGCATAAAACTAACCATTTGGAGAGACACAATCCTGCAGAGTCACAGTTGGACAGAGATGGTCAATGGCAATCTGTGCTGAATTCATTTACAGATACCAGCAGCAACACAGATGAAGAACCCCGACCCGGCCAGTTTCTTCATAATGAGATATCTAACCTAAGCAAAGAAATGGAGATTGTGAAGAGGAAGCTGGAcagatttcagaaaatatgGRTCAATATTAGTCCAGTTCAAAGAGAAAGGGCTGTTAGTAGGGAAAACATCGGATCGGGTAGTACGGGGATGTCATTTGCACCAAAACAAGCCTCTTCTTTAGAGATAGAGGAAAGCAATGAGAGCCAGAGAGCAGCGGGTGGGTCTGAAATCATAACTACCTCTCTCAGCACTTTGAAAGAGCGAAATGCAGCACTGGAGTCTCAGGTTAAGGagttaacaaaaatacatttggatGATATAAGAGTGGAGCAACAGCTAAGAAGTGAATTGGCAAACAGAAACCATAGAGGGGTCAGTGAGACAAACAGTGGTAGAATCGCAGAATTGGAAAGGTCAGAGGCTGAGCTGCGCATGAAAGTTTTTGAACTTCAGGGGAAGTGTTCCAGTTTCAATGAGAAAATACTAAGCCTTAAACAAGAGAGTAACATAGCCCAACAGGAGAGAAAAGAGGCAGAAGATGGACGAAcaagagcagaagaaaaggcagaggagctcaaatgtaaaaatgcagaaCTCGAAAAGGCTGTAGCCAAACTGAAAGACAAGAAGGCTGCTCAAGACACAAACGCAGAGAGACAAGAGACTTACCTACAAGACATAAAGAAGAAGGAGATGGATAATAACAAGAGTATGGATCTGCAGAAAGACGAAATCACGTTCCTGAAGAGTCttgtgaaaaagaaagagcaaacaATTCTTTCACTGGGAGAGAACCAACTGGTTCTTCAAGAGGCATGCCAGCTTGCAGAGGGAAAGCTGCAAGAGGAGTtgaaacaaaatcaacagaaatatcaTAAGATTCACACAGAACTTCTGAACTGTGTTGCAGCTATTGAGGGAGATGCAATACCCTTAAAAGACACAACCATACTACCTGTGGTTGAACAGGTAATGTATGCTTTGGGCAAATTCAAGGAACGTCTCAGCAGCACTTTGGCCACACGCAAACATTTGGAAGAGAAATTAAAGGAGAAAGAGGATGCTCTAAAGAAGGCAGAGCATAAAATTCTTTCCAGTGATAGGGTCATCAGTGATCTGCGTCTGGAGCTCTCCTCTAGGAGACAGCAGCTGCACGCTGACCRAGCCTTGGCCCAAGAGTTAGCACCGCTAAGCAAAGCTAAAGAGACCATGAACAATCTTCAGCTTCAACtagaaagaaaagatgaagtgataaagaaaaacaccGAAAGATTTACTCGATCCTTGAATGAACGAAATGAGTCGATGAACAAATATCAAAACGAATTAGCAGAACTTCAGCACAAACTTAATTTGGAAATGCACACTGGACAGCGTTACAAAAATGAGACTGAGGAGATGAAGCAAGAAATCAACAGTTTTAACAGTGAACTAGATGTCCAGATGGCGTTACGCACAGAGTGTCTAAATGAAAGAGCGGAACTACAAAACAAACTCGCCCAAAAGAAAATAGAGCTTGAAACTGTTAATAAAGACTTATTGGAGCTTAGACAGAAATATGAAGATATTTCCTCAAAACTATCCAGAGAAAACACTTCACAAAAACGGGAATTGCATTTCATGCACCAGCAAGCTGAAAGGGAGGCTGAAGAGTTGAAAGTACATGTAAAATATCTTAAAGATAAACTTCAGGCAGCTGAAAAGACGATCAAAGAATTCAGAAAGAATGAAGACAGcatgagaaacaaaatgaaggacCTCACTCAAGAAATCGAGTATTTTCAGAAGAGGCAGAAAGTCATTGAGAATGAAAAGGGAATGTATCGTCGAGAAAGCCATCGGCTCTCAGTACAGTTAAGGAGACTGAGCAGTGTCCCTCTAAMGCAGCTGCAGGAAAGAACCAGTGGTCCAACCACTGAGGAACTGCAAGCGAAGATCAGAGTGTTAGAAAGTGAATTTGAATATAGattgaaaactaaaacagaagtGAACAAAGAAATGATCGAATTTAGGATGAAAAAGACATGGCAGAAAAGGTTGGAGATCCTGGAGACATGTCTtaagcagaaagaagaagagaatGAATCTCTTTTAAAAAGACAATCTACTCTCAGAAATCTCCTCCAGAAactggaaaaagagaaaagagtaCTTCAGAATAAGCTCAAGCTTCAAGGGTACGGGAAACACTCACAGATGTGA
- the proza gene encoding protein Z, vitamin K-dependent plasma glycoprotein a, producing MKNKTTPCGTFKCTTNSKQRKADVWDVTRARYFGRTGPNPSGGFLVFFPEPGGERSRSLIDFVSPRLHINPWGTDTSDIWVVAMRSSTTYAAVLCLLAGAVTAIQTHQTVFLEKQQATSLISRQKRNAGASTLEQACMERVCTYEEARKYFQDSYRTDIFWSVYIDGDQCAENPCKNGAMCSDSVGGYDCVCKSGFTGVHCEKDETLCTLEKDKGCSQFCKPGYTSYECSCARGWRVKDKVKCEAAVRHPCGQVNSLSQWKDRQSRLSTSNFDGIHCTPSECPWQALLKSSESDGFCSGVILKEDLVLTSAQCANKYTSFKVAVGKRSSSNFEDGEQTLYVKLIHVHPRYVRDRPENDLAVIELRDRITFKPDVVAACLPEKDFAESILMSGDLPAVVTGWKESTQDRLTINQLVYNKLPQCMETYPNLMTNKMGCTAARANADCAMSSGSPLLTMYRDVLFLTGVVSQPEGADCTKGYIFQKVSRHLSWLQTLMGSR from the exons ATGAAGAACAAAACTACCCCATGTGGCACATTTAAATG CACTACAAACAGTAAACAGAGGAAGGCGGATGTCTGGGATGTGACCAGAGCCCGTTATTTTGGACGGACAGGCCCGAATCCGTCCGGTGGGTTCctggttttttttccagaaccaGGGGGGGAAAGAAGCAGGTCACTGATTGATTTTGTTTCTCCAA GATTGCACATCAATCCCTGGGGTACCGACACGTCGGACATCTGGGTTGTCGCTATGCGTTCTTCCACTACATACGCTGCAGTCCTCTGTCTCCTTGCCGGGGCAGTGACAGCCATTCAGACCCACCAGACAG TATTTCTGGAGAAGCAGCAGGCCACCTCGCTGATCTCCCGTCAGAAGAGAAATGCTGGAGCCTCCACCTTGGAGCAGGCTTGCATGGAGAGGGTGTGCACCTATGAGGAAGCCAGGAAGTATTTCCAGGACTCGTATCGCACG GACATTTTCTGGTCTGTCTACATCG ATGGAGACCAGTGTGCTGAAAACCCCTGCAAGAATGGAGCCATGTGCTCCGACAGTGTTGGAGGCTATGACTGCGTCTGCAAATCGGGTTTCACGGGAGTCCACTGTGAAAAAG ATGAGACTCTTTGCACACTGGAAAAGGACAAGGGCTGCTCACAGTTTTGCAAACCAGGCTACACGTCCTACGAGTGTTCCTGTGCCCGAGGCTGGAGGGTCAAAGACAAGGTCAAGTGTGAAGCTGCAG TCAGACACCCGTGTGGTCAGGTGAACAGTCTGTCTCAGTGGAAGGACAGACAGTCACGTCTTTCTACCAGTAACTTTGATGGAATTCATTGTACGCCATCCGAGTGTCCTTGGCAG GCTCTCTTGAAAAGTTCAGAGTCAGATGGCTTCTGTAGTGGAGTAATTCTGAAGGAGGACCTCGTCTTGACTTCAGCTCAGTGCGCCAACAAATACACCTCCTTCAAGGTTGCAGTTG GAaagcgcagcagcagcaactttGAAGACGGAGAGCAGACGCTGTATGTGAAGCTAATTCACGTCCATCCTCGTTACGTCAGAGACCGTCCTGAAAATGACCTGGCTGTGATCGAGCTCCGCGACCGCATAACCTTTAAGCCAGATGTYGTCGCGGCCTGTCTGCCAGAGAAAGACTTCGCAGAGAGCATTTTAATGTCTGGAGATTTGCCGGCTGTTGTCACCGGCTGGAAGGAATCCACACAGGACCGGCTCACTATAAACCAGCTGGTGTACAATAAGCTGCCTCAGTGCATGGAAACGTACCCCAACCTGATGACCAATAAAATGGGCTGCACCGCTGCCCGGGCCAATGCCGACTGCGCCATGAGCTCGGGCAGCCCCTTGCTCACAATGTACAGGGATGTGTTGTTTCTCACGGGGGTGGTGAGTCAGCCAGAAGGGGCTGACTGCACCAAAGGCTACATCTTCCAAAAAGTGTCCCGCCACCTCAGCTGGCTGCAGACGTTGATGGGTTCACGTTAG